One genomic region from Lysobacterales bacterium encodes:
- a CDS encoding DUF4845 domain-containing protein: MKLGTRQRGITLLGFIVVLAVVGFFAFLAMRLFPVYSEYYSVVSAMKGLQTEPGIATQTPERIRDLLNRRFYISYVESVKPSHVKIARSGNGYNLTIKYEVRKPLAYNIDFVAKFDRTVELSRQGAVD; this comes from the coding sequence ATGAAACTCGGTACCCGTCAGCGCGGCATCACCCTTCTTGGCTTCATCGTGGTGCTGGCCGTGGTTGGCTTTTTCGCCTTTCTGGCGATGCGGCTGTTTCCGGTGTACTCGGAGTACTACTCGGTGGTGTCGGCCATGAAGGGCCTGCAGACCGAACCCGGCATCGCCACGCAGACGCCGGAGAGGATCCGCGACCTGCTCAATCGTCGCTTCTACATCTCCTACGTCGAGTCCGTGAAGCCCAGCCACGTCAAGATCGCGCGCTCGGGCAACGGCTACAACCTCACGATCAAGTACGAGGTGCGCAAGCCCTTGGCGTACAACATCGACTTCGTGGCGAAGTTCGACAGAACGGTCGAACTGTCGCGCCAGGGCGCCGTTGATTGA
- a CDS encoding threonylcarbamoyl-AMP synthase, protein MGDRIDIHPVSPQPRLIQRAVDALNRGSLLVAPSDAGYLFAWAIDAVRAEERVQKLRGLDSKHPFTLLCARLSEVGRMAKLDDSAFRIVKPLVPGPYTFILPVSAELPRRFKQAKRKVIGCRIPDHPVLQVLLEAWGSPLLSTSLELAPEAADESPDRQDAFEVAEHALRHVDLMLDSGDCPPGPTSVVDLSGDAPVLVREGAGPVDFLDS, encoded by the coding sequence ATGGGCGATCGCATCGACATCCATCCCGTCAGCCCGCAGCCGCGCCTGATCCAGCGCGCCGTGGATGCGCTGAATCGCGGCAGCCTGCTGGTCGCGCCCTCGGACGCCGGCTACCTGTTCGCATGGGCGATCGACGCCGTGCGCGCGGAGGAGCGCGTGCAGAAGCTCCGCGGGCTGGACAGCAAGCATCCTTTCACCTTACTCTGCGCCCGCCTGAGCGAAGTCGGCCGGATGGCCAAGCTCGACGACAGTGCCTTCCGCATCGTCAAGCCCCTGGTTCCCGGGCCCTACACCTTCATCCTCCCGGTGTCTGCGGAACTGCCACGGCGGTTCAAGCAGGCTAAGCGCAAGGTCATCGGTTGCCGCATTCCGGACCATCCGGTGCTGCAAGTCTTGCTCGAAGCTTGGGGCTCGCCCCTGCTCTCGACCAGTCTGGAGCTCGCGCCGGAAGCGGCGGACGAGTCGCCCGACCGTCAGGACGCCTTCGAGGTTGCAGAGCACGCCCTGCGCCATGTCGACTTGATGCTGGATTCCGGGGATTGCCCGCCCGGACCGACCAGCGTTGTGGATTTGTCGGGCGACGCTCCGGTGCTGGTTCGCGAAGGCGCCGGCCCGGTGGATTTTCTGGACAGCTGA
- a CDS encoding peptidyl-prolyl cis-trans isomerase, with product MTFVPVRPIAAALACLLLAACGGGKVADDSGKTQVLQGAPQGAMVAVVNGESVTQPVFETFAKGLGLDIAQPEQRQQALDRLIETLLLAQTGLTGSEAGADSLQAELALGRMQVLAAHQLNALRGEVQIGEQELRDYYAREVERAGALEYQAQHILYADEATAAAALAEALAPDADFEALIQKHAATALQARDLGWANLTQTPPEFAELLGQLSDGEVAPVVVQTRFGYHVLRRAGSRPYQPPAFEEVRPGIEQQLQQQAVAERVRALRAAAQITAPGASTPTPPAK from the coding sequence ATGACATTCGTACCCGTCCGTCCGATTGCCGCCGCTCTCGCCTGTTTGCTACTCGCGGCCTGCGGCGGCGGCAAGGTTGCCGACGACAGCGGCAAAACCCAGGTACTGCAGGGCGCCCCGCAGGGTGCAATGGTTGCGGTCGTCAACGGCGAGAGCGTGACCCAGCCGGTGTTCGAGACCTTCGCGAAAGGCCTGGGGCTGGACATCGCCCAGCCCGAGCAGCGCCAGCAGGCGCTGGATCGCCTGATCGAAACCTTGCTGCTGGCGCAGACGGGCCTGACAGGGAGCGAGGCGGGCGCGGATTCGCTGCAGGCCGAGCTGGCACTGGGTCGAATGCAGGTGCTGGCGGCCCATCAGCTGAACGCGCTGCGCGGCGAGGTGCAGATCGGCGAACAGGAGCTCCGCGACTACTACGCGCGCGAAGTGGAGCGCGCCGGGGCGCTCGAGTATCAGGCTCAGCACATCCTGTACGCCGACGAAGCGACGGCCGCAGCCGCACTTGCTGAGGCCCTGGCGCCGGATGCCGATTTCGAGGCGCTGATTCAGAAGCACGCGGCGACCGCGCTGCAGGCCCGTGACCTCGGCTGGGCCAACCTGACCCAGACGCCGCCCGAGTTCGCCGAGCTGCTCGGCCAGCTGTCCGATGGCGAAGTCGCACCGGTCGTGGTGCAGACACGCTTCGGCTATCACGTGCTGCGCCGTGCCGGCAGCCGTCCCTACCAGCCCCCGGCGTTCGAGGAGGTTCGACCCGGCATCGAGCAGCAGCTGCAGCAGCAGGCCGTTGCCGAGCGCGTGCGCGCGCTGCGCGCGGCGGCCCAGATCACCGCGCCGGGCGCCAGTACGCCCACGCCGCCGGCCAAGTAA
- a CDS encoding YciI family protein, with protein MWYLIIGCDAPESLAKRLEARPSHLARLHALRDEGRLKLAGPLPAIDAEDPGEAGFVGSAIVAEFEDFAAARDWAQSDPYFEAGVYESVQVLPFRPVLP; from the coding sequence ATGTGGTACCTGATCATCGGCTGTGACGCGCCCGAATCACTCGCCAAGCGTCTCGAAGCGCGGCCCTCGCACCTCGCCCGCCTGCATGCCCTGCGCGACGAGGGGCGGCTCAAGCTGGCTGGCCCGCTGCCGGCAATCGACGCCGAAGACCCGGGCGAGGCCGGCTTCGTCGGCTCGGCCATCGTGGCCGAGTTCGAAGATTTCGCCGCCGCTCGCGACTGGGCGCAGTCCGATCCCTACTTCGAGGCGGGCGTCTACGAATCCGTGCAGGTGCTGCCCTTCCGCCCGGTGCTGCCGTGA
- the smc gene encoding chromosome segregation protein SMC encodes MRLSTIKLAGFKSFVDPTTLHLPTNMTGVVGPNGCGKSNIIDAVRWVMGESSASRLRGDNLTDVIFSGSSGRKPVGTATVELIFDNSDHTIVGEYAQYNEISVKRMVSRDGASAYYLNGTRCRRRDITDLFLGTGLGPRSYSIIEQGMISQIIEARPEDLRVYLEEAAGISKYKERRKETETRMRHTRENLDRLNDLREEVDKQLEHLKRQARQAELYQQLRAEQRERDAQLKAMLFGAVERQLSELRAGLSEEDLQLEATITEQRHVEAQIELTRVQQGEAGEALSKVQAESYRLSSDIARVEQQIRHQGELSQRLRQSKAEADASHAEVLAHIEEDASKLADLDAVVQELEPAASEVGEQLAERADGLQAAERALSDWQRNSDAQRQAQSEAARAAEVERTRIDYLDRQMLELARRRETLAGELQGLDVSAIEAALDDAEEQAETQRAQVDALTQGLDARKQAVLAVQERQRLSQAQLAEVRKEIQSQRGRLGSLEALQAAALGQEKGAVLDWLRAQGLEQQPRAGSVLKVQPGWETAVETVLGSLIEGVMVETPAQHAEALAALRAGRLSLLADVDELLVAPADSLAARVEGPAALRRLLIDVHAVDSIESARARLPAFADGASLITREGEWLSASFARVLRSGEAQQGALARERELQNLRAELQNQGLREQALVEQLNELRDALQQAEIEREDAQRSLYLAHRSVAELSGQLQSLTGKLDQAQARRQRIEAELAQLSTTIEDAQEQAGDSRARLEHAMERMGEQEDLRLSLEGERERLFAAREAAQSAVRELRERGHHLALQLESKRSQRAGLEQGLARMKNQLQQLAQRRAELAEQLSVGDAPIEALKNELQVYLDSRIDVEKRLSAARSAVDGIEGELRNYEQRRQQLDQRALLLRERLSRKRLDEQALALKAQGLLEAITAAELEPQALLDNLPENATPEAWKKTLDELETRIKRLEPVNLAAIQEYGEQSQRKDYLDSQHLDLSQALETLENAIRKIDKETRGRFKDTFDRVNTGMQALYPRLFGGGHAYLELTGEDLLDTGVAIMARPPGKRVSNISLLSGGEKALTAVALVFAIFQLNPAPFCLLDEVDAPLDEANVGRFSSMVTEMSEKVQFLFVTHNKSTMEAARQLAGVTMREPGVSRLVSVDIDEASRMVGAA; translated from the coding sequence ATGCGTCTGTCCACGATCAAGCTGGCGGGCTTCAAGAGCTTCGTCGATCCCACCACCCTGCACCTGCCCACCAACATGACCGGTGTGGTGGGGCCGAACGGCTGCGGCAAGTCGAACATCATCGACGCCGTGCGCTGGGTGATGGGCGAGAGCTCGGCCAGCCGCCTGCGTGGCGACAATCTGACCGACGTGATCTTCTCAGGCTCCTCGGGCCGCAAGCCGGTGGGCACCGCCACGGTCGAGCTGATCTTCGACAACAGCGACCACACCATCGTTGGCGAGTACGCGCAGTACAACGAGATCTCGGTCAAGCGCATGGTCAGCCGCGATGGCGCCAGTGCGTACTACCTGAACGGCACGCGCTGCCGTCGGCGCGACATCACCGATCTCTTTCTCGGAACGGGCTTGGGCCCGCGCAGCTACTCGATCATCGAGCAGGGCATGATCAGCCAGATCATCGAGGCCCGCCCCGAAGATCTGCGCGTCTATCTGGAGGAAGCCGCCGGCATCTCCAAGTACAAGGAGCGCCGCAAGGAAACCGAGACGCGCATGCGGCACACGCGCGAGAACCTCGACCGCTTGAACGACCTGCGCGAGGAAGTCGACAAGCAGCTCGAGCACCTGAAGCGCCAGGCCCGCCAGGCCGAGCTCTACCAGCAGCTGCGCGCCGAGCAGCGCGAGCGCGATGCGCAGCTGAAGGCCATGCTGTTTGGCGCGGTCGAACGCCAGCTCAGCGAACTGCGCGCGGGGCTCAGCGAAGAGGATCTGCAGCTCGAAGCCACGATCACCGAGCAGCGCCATGTCGAGGCGCAGATCGAGTTGACCCGCGTGCAGCAGGGCGAGGCCGGCGAGGCCCTGTCGAAGGTGCAGGCCGAGAGCTACCGCCTGAGCAGCGATATCGCCCGCGTCGAGCAGCAGATCCGCCACCAGGGCGAGCTGAGCCAGCGCCTGCGCCAAAGCAAGGCCGAAGCCGACGCCTCGCACGCCGAAGTGCTGGCGCATATCGAAGAGGACGCATCGAAGCTGGCCGATCTCGATGCGGTGGTGCAGGAACTCGAACCCGCGGCCAGCGAGGTCGGCGAGCAGCTGGCCGAACGCGCCGATGGCCTGCAGGCGGCCGAGCGCGCGCTCAGCGACTGGCAGCGCAATTCCGACGCGCAGCGGCAGGCGCAGTCCGAGGCCGCGCGCGCAGCCGAAGTCGAGCGCACCCGCATCGACTACCTCGACCGCCAGATGCTCGAACTCGCTCGCCGTCGCGAGACCCTGGCCGGCGAGCTGCAGGGCCTGGATGTGTCGGCGATCGAGGCCGCCCTGGACGACGCAGAGGAGCAGGCTGAAACGCAGCGCGCCCAGGTCGACGCGCTCACCCAAGGCCTCGACGCGCGCAAGCAGGCCGTGCTGGCGGTGCAGGAAAGACAGCGGCTCAGCCAGGCCCAGTTGGCCGAAGTGCGCAAGGAAATCCAGAGCCAACGCGGTCGCCTGGGCTCGCTGGAGGCCCTGCAGGCGGCAGCGCTCGGCCAGGAGAAGGGCGCCGTGCTCGACTGGCTGCGCGCGCAGGGGCTGGAGCAGCAGCCGCGCGCCGGCAGCGTGCTGAAAGTTCAGCCGGGCTGGGAAACCGCGGTCGAAACCGTGCTCGGCAGCCTGATCGAAGGCGTAATGGTCGAGACGCCTGCCCAGCATGCCGAAGCGCTCGCTGCACTGCGCGCCGGCCGGCTCTCGCTGCTGGCCGACGTCGATGAGCTGCTGGTCGCGCCGGCCGATTCGCTGGCCGCTCGCGTGGAAGGCCCTGCGGCTTTGCGTCGACTCCTGATCGATGTGCACGCGGTCGACTCGATCGAATCGGCGCGTGCGCGCCTGCCGGCATTCGCCGACGGTGCGAGCCTGATTACCCGCGAGGGCGAGTGGTTGTCGGCGAGCTTCGCCCGCGTGCTGCGCTCGGGCGAAGCCCAGCAGGGTGCGCTGGCGCGCGAGCGCGAGCTGCAGAACCTGCGCGCCGAACTCCAGAACCAGGGGCTGCGTGAGCAGGCGCTGGTCGAGCAGTTGAACGAACTGCGCGACGCCCTGCAGCAGGCCGAGATCGAGCGCGAGGACGCGCAGCGCAGTCTGTACCTCGCGCACCGCAGCGTGGCCGAACTCTCGGGTCAGCTGCAGAGCCTCACCGGCAAGCTTGACCAGGCGCAGGCGCGCCGCCAGCGCATCGAGGCCGAACTGGCGCAGCTGTCCACGACCATCGAGGACGCTCAGGAGCAGGCCGGCGATTCGCGCGCGCGCCTTGAGCACGCCATGGAGCGCATGGGCGAGCAGGAGGATCTGCGGCTCTCCCTTGAGGGTGAGCGCGAGCGCCTGTTCGCTGCCCGCGAGGCCGCACAGTCGGCCGTGCGCGAGCTGCGCGAGCGCGGCCATCACCTGGCCCTGCAGCTGGAGTCGAAGCGCAGCCAGCGCGCCGGCCTGGAGCAGGGCCTGGCGCGCATGAAAAACCAGCTGCAGCAGCTGGCCCAGCGCCGCGCCGAACTCGCCGAGCAGCTGTCGGTGGGCGATGCGCCGATTGAAGCGCTGAAGAACGAGCTGCAGGTCTACCTCGACAGCCGCATCGATGTGGAGAAGCGGCTGTCGGCAGCGCGTTCGGCGGTCGACGGGATCGAGGGCGAGCTGCGCAACTACGAGCAGCGCCGCCAGCAGCTCGATCAGCGCGCCCTGCTGCTGCGCGAGCGGCTCTCGCGCAAGCGCCTGGACGAGCAGGCGCTGGCTTTGAAGGCGCAGGGCCTGCTGGAGGCGATCACCGCTGCCGAGCTGGAGCCGCAGGCGCTGCTCGACAACCTGCCTGAGAACGCCACGCCCGAGGCCTGGAAGAAGACCCTCGACGAGCTCGAAACCCGCATCAAGCGACTGGAGCCGGTGAACCTCGCGGCGATCCAGGAGTATGGCGAGCAGTCGCAGCGCAAGGACTATCTCGACAGCCAGCACCTGGATCTGAGCCAGGCGCTGGAAACGCTCGAGAACGCAATCCGCAAGATCGACAAGGAAACCCGCGGCCGCTTCAAGGACACCTTCGATCGCGTCAACACCGGCATGCAGGCCCTGTATCCGCGATTGTTCGGCGGCGGCCACGCCTACCTGGAGCTGACCGGCGAGGATCTGCTCGACACCGGCGTGGCGATCATGGCGCGGCCGCCGGGCAAGCGCGTGTCGAACATCTCGCTGCTGTCCGGCGGCGAGAAGGCGCTGACCGCCGTGGCGCTCGTGTTCGCGATCTTCCAGCTGAACCCCGCGCCCTTCTGCCTGCTCGACGAAGTCGATGCGCCGCTCGACGAGGCCAATGTCGGCCGCTTCTCATCGATGGTCACCGAGATGAGCGAGAAGGTGCAGTTCCTGTTCGTCACCCACAACAAATCGACCATGGAGGCCGCCCGCCAGCTGGCCGGCGTGACCATGCGCGAGCCCGGCGTGTCGCGTCTGGTCTCAGTCGATATCGACGAGGCCAGCCGCATGGTCGGCGCGGCCTGA
- a CDS encoding BolA family transcriptional regulator, producing the protein MRAALAVLQPSLLEVHDDSHKHAGHEGARDGRGHFSLLIVSPKFSGLNAIARHRAVYEAVGSLMQTDIHALSMRAYAPEEFQG; encoded by the coding sequence ATCCGCGCGGCCCTGGCCGTGCTGCAGCCCAGCCTGCTGGAAGTGCATGACGACAGCCACAAGCACGCGGGCCACGAGGGCGCGCGCGACGGCCGTGGACACTTCTCGCTGCTGATCGTCAGTCCGAAGTTCTCGGGCCTGAACGCCATCGCCCGCCATCGCGCGGTGTATGAAGCCGTCGGCAGCCTGATGCAGACCGATATCCACGCGCTGTCCATGCGCGCCTATGCCCCCGAGGAGTTCCAGGGATGA
- the ligA gene encoding NAD-dependent DNA ligase LigA, with protein sequence MSNQSLSARAAELRAQIEDANYRYHVLDAPSIPDAEYDRLLRELEALEFAHPELRTADSPTLRVGARSDSAFAEVTHAIPMLSLGNAFDEVEQDAPALRHREVAEFVRRIVEETGEVEPEFSVEPKLDGLAISLRYEQGVLLQGATRGDGATGEDVTANLRTIRAIPLRLRGDAPALLEVRGEVYMPRAGFLAFNQRALERGEKTLANPRNGAAGSLRQLDPTVTAQRPLAFYAYGIGAQEGFDVPPTHSQTLQQLAVLGLPISPEVDTACGFDGLIAYYRRIGARRDALAYDIDGVVYKLNRFDQQRAMGFVARAPRWAIAHKFPAQEEMTEVEAIDVQVGRTGAITPVARLKPVQVAGVVVTNATLHNADQIARLDVRVGDTVIVRRAGDVIPEVLAMVSERRPEGTAPWLLPSECPACGSAVVRPEGEAVARCSGGLFCPAQRKQALIHFASRRAIDVEGLGERMVEDLVDLGLVQSVADLYRLTLDDLLEMKRRADLRDGSTPETVKAGKVATRWAENLIEAIERSRRPSLERLLFGLGILQIGEETAKALARSFGSLEAIRRADPIVLLAVPDVGPKVAASIASFFAQPHNNEVIDALLANGVEPQQAGQPSASLATRLDLGHLLRAAKALGAPLGRLGDTSISRIGETRRDLAALTAAGEGGLTSLGVSADAAAALFVMLADPHWGARLRTVDAAMAALRAAAPHEVEGGVLAGKTVVLTGSLSALTRDEAGARLEALGAKVAGSVSKKTSFVVAGEAAGSKLAKANELGVPVWDEARLLAFLAEHSA encoded by the coding sequence ATGTCGAACCAGAGCTTGAGCGCACGTGCCGCCGAACTGCGCGCGCAGATCGAGGACGCGAACTACCGCTACCACGTGCTCGATGCGCCGAGCATTCCCGACGCCGAGTACGACCGGCTGCTGCGCGAGCTGGAGGCGTTGGAGTTCGCGCATCCGGAGCTGCGCACCGCGGATTCGCCGACGCTCCGCGTGGGCGCGCGCTCCGACAGCGCTTTCGCAGAAGTCACCCATGCGATTCCGATGCTCTCGCTCGGCAATGCCTTCGACGAAGTCGAGCAGGACGCGCCGGCGCTGCGTCACCGCGAAGTGGCCGAGTTCGTGCGTCGCATTGTCGAGGAGACGGGAGAGGTCGAGCCCGAATTCTCGGTCGAGCCCAAGCTTGACGGCCTGGCCATCAGCTTGCGCTACGAGCAGGGCGTGCTGCTGCAGGGCGCGACCCGTGGTGACGGTGCAACGGGCGAAGACGTCACCGCCAACCTGCGCACGATCCGCGCGATTCCGCTGCGCTTGCGTGGTGACGCACCCGCGCTGCTGGAAGTGCGCGGTGAGGTCTACATGCCGCGGGCCGGCTTCCTGGCCTTCAACCAGCGTGCGCTGGAGCGCGGCGAGAAGACGCTGGCAAATCCGCGCAATGGCGCGGCCGGCTCGCTCCGCCAGCTTGATCCCACGGTCACCGCGCAGCGACCGTTGGCGTTCTATGCCTACGGGATCGGCGCGCAGGAGGGATTCGACGTGCCGCCCACGCACTCGCAGACGCTGCAGCAGCTCGCGGTCTTGGGCTTGCCCATCAGCCCCGAGGTCGACACCGCCTGCGGCTTCGACGGTCTGATCGCGTACTACCGCCGCATCGGCGCCAGGCGCGATGCGCTCGCCTATGACATCGACGGCGTGGTCTACAAGCTGAACCGCTTCGATCAGCAGCGCGCCATGGGCTTCGTTGCCCGTGCGCCGCGCTGGGCGATCGCTCACAAGTTCCCGGCGCAGGAGGAAATGACCGAGGTCGAGGCCATCGACGTGCAGGTCGGGCGCACCGGCGCGATCACGCCGGTGGCGCGACTGAAGCCTGTGCAGGTCGCCGGCGTGGTGGTCACCAATGCCACCCTGCACAACGCCGACCAGATCGCCCGGCTCGACGTGCGCGTCGGCGACACGGTGATCGTGCGCCGCGCGGGCGATGTCATCCCCGAGGTGCTGGCCATGGTCTCCGAGCGTCGCCCTGAGGGCACCGCGCCGTGGTTGCTGCCGAGCGAGTGTCCGGCCTGCGGTTCGGCGGTCGTCCGCCCCGAGGGCGAGGCCGTCGCGCGCTGCAGCGGCGGCCTGTTTTGCCCAGCCCAGCGCAAGCAGGCGCTGATCCATTTCGCCTCACGACGCGCCATCGATGTCGAAGGCCTGGGCGAGCGCATGGTCGAGGATCTGGTCGATCTTGGCCTGGTGCAGAGCGTGGCCGACCTGTACCGGCTCACACTCGACGACCTGCTGGAGATGAAGCGCCGCGCCGATCTGCGCGACGGCAGCACGCCGGAGACGGTCAAGGCCGGCAAGGTCGCGACGCGCTGGGCCGAGAACCTGATCGAGGCTATCGAGCGCAGCCGCCGGCCGAGCCTGGAGCGCCTGCTGTTCGGGCTCGGCATCCTGCAGATCGGCGAGGAGACCGCGAAGGCGCTGGCGCGCAGCTTCGGCAGCCTTGAAGCCATTCGCCGGGCCGACCCGATTGTGCTGCTGGCCGTGCCCGATGTCGGGCCCAAGGTGGCGGCGTCGATCGCCAGCTTCTTCGCGCAGCCGCACAACAATGAAGTCATCGATGCGCTGCTCGCCAACGGCGTGGAGCCCCAGCAGGCGGGTCAGCCCTCGGCCTCGTTGGCGACGCGGCTGGATCTCGGCCATCTGCTGCGCGCGGCCAAAGCGCTCGGCGCACCGCTGGGGCGCTTGGGCGACACCTCGATCAGTCGCATCGGCGAAACCCGTCGCGATCTGGCCGCGCTGACCGCGGCAGGCGAGGGCGGGCTGACCTCGCTGGGCGTCAGCGCCGACGCGGCCGCTGCGCTGTTCGTCATGCTCGCCGATCCGCACTGGGGAGCGCGCCTGCGCACGGTGGATGCAGCCATGGCCGCCCTGCGCGCGGCCGCTCCGCACGAGGTCGAGGGCGGCGTGCTGGCCGGCAAGACGGTGGTTCTGACCGGCTCGCTGTCCGCCCTGACCCGCGATGAGGCTGGGGCAAGGCTCGAAGCGCTGGGCGCCAAGGTGGCCGGCAGCGTGTCGAAAAAGACCAGCTTCGTGGTGGCTGGCGAGGCGGCGGGCAGCAAGCTGGCCAAGGCGAACGAGCTGGGTGTGCCGGTGTGGGACGAGGCGCGACTCCTGGCCTTTCTGGCGGAACACTCGGCGTGA
- the rnc gene encoding ribonuclease III — translation MSAALGHTFADPALLQQALTHRSAGGRNNERFEFLGDAVLSVVVAEALFHRFPKADEGALTRARSQLVREPQLAELARQHKLGDRLILGQGELKSGGFRRESILADVVEAIIGAIHLDAGFEVCRARVVALFEPLIEALPPGLKAEKDPKTRLQEWLQARQLGLPEYRLIEARGDDHDKQFVVVCRVDSHAIEATATAGARREAEQQAAAEVLAALLVASTKESA, via the coding sequence ATGAGCGCGGCGCTGGGTCATACCTTCGCCGATCCGGCCCTGCTGCAGCAGGCGCTGACTCATCGCAGCGCCGGCGGACGCAACAACGAGCGCTTCGAATTTCTCGGCGACGCCGTGCTCAGCGTGGTGGTCGCCGAGGCCCTGTTCCACCGTTTCCCGAAGGCCGACGAGGGCGCGCTCACCCGCGCGCGCTCGCAGCTGGTGCGCGAGCCGCAGCTGGCCGAACTGGCGCGTCAGCACAAGCTCGGCGACCGCCTCATCCTCGGGCAGGGCGAGCTGAAGAGCGGCGGCTTCCGGCGCGAGTCGATCCTCGCCGACGTCGTCGAGGCGATCATCGGGGCCATCCATCTCGATGCCGGTTTCGAGGTGTGTCGCGCCCGCGTGGTGGCGCTGTTCGAGCCGCTGATCGAGGCCCTGCCGCCGGGGCTCAAGGCCGAAAAGGACCCCAAGACTCGCCTGCAGGAATGGCTGCAGGCGAGACAGCTGGGCTTGCCCGAGTATCGATTGATCGAAGCCCGCGGCGATGACCACGACAAGCAGTTCGTAGTCGTCTGCCGCGTCGACAGCCATGCCATCGAAGCGACCGCCACTGCCGGTGCGCGCCGCGAA
- a CDS encoding segregation/condensation protein A: MSVASAAAADTSANPSHSGPPQQQEMPLAMVRGQPVLQIPQDLYIPPDALEVILDAFEGPLDLLLYLIRRQNLDILDIPVAEITRQYIDYIGLMQDIKLELAAEYLVMAAILAEIKSRLLLPRPPTAEGEEEDPRAELVRRLQEYERFRQAAQDIDALPRIERDTQVVHAQTGDRSTVRLPPPVDLREMLLALRDVLKRAELFSHHNIRREALSVRARMGEHLERLSHGRFVSFVELFRAEEGRLGVVVSFLAMLELAKEMLIEIVQEAPLAPIFVRALAASSEGAEGALDERLPGSDGGDFDEAGEGVFAEDAPALPAPAGLAAAAAEATNGDAAGQPAASANHRTGEP; this comes from the coding sequence ATGTCCGTTGCATCGGCGGCTGCCGCCGACACCAGCGCCAACCCGTCGCACAGCGGCCCACCCCAGCAGCAGGAAATGCCGCTGGCGATGGTGCGTGGCCAGCCGGTGCTGCAGATTCCGCAGGATCTCTACATCCCACCCGACGCGCTGGAAGTCATCCTTGATGCCTTCGAAGGCCCGCTCGACCTGCTGCTGTACCTGATCCGCCGGCAGAACCTGGACATCCTGGATATCCCGGTCGCCGAGATCACCCGCCAGTACATCGACTACATCGGCCTGATGCAGGACATCAAGCTGGAGCTGGCGGCCGAGTATCTGGTGATGGCCGCGATCCTGGCCGAGATCAAATCGCGCCTGCTGCTGCCGCGCCCGCCCACTGCCGAAGGCGAAGAGGAAGACCCGCGCGCCGAGCTGGTGCGCCGTCTGCAGGAATACGAGCGCTTCCGCCAGGCCGCGCAGGATATCGACGCCCTGCCCCGCATCGAACGCGACACCCAGGTGGTGCACGCCCAGACCGGGGACCGCAGCACCGTGCGTTTGCCGCCGCCGGTCGACCTGCGCGAGATGCTGCTGGCGCTGCGCGATGTGCTCAAACGCGCCGAGCTGTTCAGCCACCACAACATCCGTCGCGAGGCGCTGAGCGTGCGGGCGCGCATGGGCGAGCACCTGGAGCGCCTGTCGCACGGACGCTTCGTGTCTTTCGTCGAGCTGTTCCGCGCCGAGGAAGGCCGCTTGGGCGTGGTGGTCAGCTTTCTGGCCATGCTCGAACTGGCCAAGGAAATGCTGATCGAGATCGTGCAGGAGGCGCCGCTGGCGCCGATCTTCGTGCGCGCGCTGGCCGCGTCGAGCGAGGGTGCCGAGGGCGCGCTTGATGAGCGCTTGCCGGGCAGCGACGGCGGCGATTTCGATGAGGCCGGCGAAGGGGTGTTCGCGGAGGACGCGCCCGCGCTGCCAGCGCCGGCCGGTCTCGCCGCGGCGGCCGCCGAAGCCACGAACGGCGACGCGGCTGGGCAGCCCGCTGCATCCGCCAATCACCGCACCGGGGAGCCCTAG